A single window of Neisseria sp. KEM232 DNA harbors:
- the rplN gene encoding 50S ribosomal protein L14 — MIQMQTVLDVADNSGARRVMCIKVLGGSKRRYASVGDVIKVAVKDATPRGRVKKGDVYNAVVVRVAKGVRRADGALIKFDNNAAVLLNNKLEPMGTRIFGPVTRELRTERFMKIVSLAPEVL; from the coding sequence ATGATTCAGATGCAGACAGTCTTGGACGTGGCTGATAATTCTGGTGCTCGCCGTGTGATGTGTATTAAAGTGTTGGGCGGGTCAAAACGGCGCTACGCAAGTGTTGGTGATGTTATTAAAGTTGCTGTGAAAGATGCAACTCCGCGCGGTCGCGTTAAGAAGGGTGATGTTTATAATGCTGTTGTAGTTCGAGTCGCAAAAGGTGTTCGTCGAGCTGATGGCGCGTTAATAAAATTTGATAATAATGCGGCTGTATTATTAAATAATAAGCTTGAGCCTATGGGAACACGTATTTTTGGGCCAGTTACGCGAGAGTTGCGTACTGAGAGATTTATGAAAATTGTTTCTTTGGCTCCCGAAGTTCTGTAA
- the rpsQ gene encoding 30S ribosomal protein S17 gives MDHVKNIRVLRGKVISDKMDKTVTVLIERKVKHPLYGKVIRRSTKIHAHDEANQYGIGDIVLIEESKPISKTKAWIVTELIEKARTV, from the coding sequence ATGGATCACGTAAAAAATATCCGTGTCTTGCGAGGTAAGGTGATTAGTGACAAGATGGATAAAACAGTTACTGTACTTATTGAGCGTAAAGTTAAGCATCCTTTGTATGGGAAGGTTATCCGTCGCTCAACTAAAATCCATGCTCACGATGAGGCCAATCAGTATGGTATTGGTGATATTGTGCTTATTGAGGAAAGTAAACCTATTTCCAAGACGAAAGCATGGATAGTGACTGAACTTATTGAAAAGGCACGTACTGTTTAG
- the rpmC gene encoding 50S ribosomal protein L29 produces the protein MKASELRDQSVEQLRNHMFDLLKSQFGLRMQNATGQLSKSSELKKTRRDIARIKTVLAEKGVK, from the coding sequence ATGAAAGCTAGTGAATTAAGAGATCAATCTGTTGAGCAATTACGTAATCATATGTTTGATTTGTTGAAATCTCAATTTGGTTTGCGTATGCAAAATGCTACAGGGCAGTTAAGTAAGTCAAGTGAGTTAAAAAAAACTCGTCGTGATATTGCTCGTATTAAAACCGTCTTGGCTGAAAAGGGTGTGAAATAA
- the rplP gene encoding 50S ribosomal protein L16, translating to MLQPTRLKYRKQHKGRNTGIATRGNSVSFGDFGLKSVSRGRLTARQIEAARRAMTRHIKRGGRIWIRVFPDKPITAKPIQVRMGGGKGSVEYYVAEIKPGKILYEMDGVAESLAREAFALAAAKLPIPTVFVIKQVGK from the coding sequence ATGCTGCAACCAACTAGACTGAAATATCGTAAGCAACATAAAGGCAGGAATACTGGTATTGCTACGCGTGGCAATTCGGTAAGCTTTGGAGATTTTGGTTTGAAATCTGTGAGTCGCGGGCGATTAACTGCCCGGCAAATTGAGGCTGCCCGTCGTGCAATGACTCGTCATATTAAGCGTGGTGGCCGCATTTGGATTCGAGTATTTCCTGATAAACCGATTACCGCGAAACCTATCCAAGTACGTATGGGTGGTGGTAAGGGCTCTGTTGAATATTACGTAGCAGAAATTAAACCTGGTAAAATACTTTATGAAATGGATGGGGTTGCTGAATCGTTGGCAAGGGAGGCATTTGCATTGGCTGCTGCCAAATTACCTATTCCGACAGTATTCGTAATTAAGCAGGTAGGTAAATAA
- the rpsC gene encoding 30S ribosomal protein S3: protein MGQKIHPTGFRLAVNKNWSSKWFAKNSEFPTVLKQDIDVREYLQKRLANASVGRIVIERPAKSARVTIFSARPGMVIGRKGEDIEILKRDLQNLLGVPVHVNIEEIRKPELDAQIIADGIAQQLEKRVQFRRAMKRAMQNAMRVGAKGIKIMTSGRLNGADIARSEWYREGRVPLHTLRANVDYATSEAHTTYGVIGLKVWVYTGESKESAQVKSESESKRRKAGKNAATN from the coding sequence ATGGGACAAAAGATTCATCCGACTGGCTTTCGCTTGGCGGTAAATAAAAACTGGTCTTCAAAATGGTTTGCTAAAAATAGTGAGTTTCCGACTGTTTTGAAACAGGATATTGATGTTCGGGAATATTTGCAGAAACGGTTGGCAAATGCCTCTGTTGGACGTATCGTTATTGAACGCCCTGCAAAATCTGCTCGCGTAACAATTTTTTCTGCCCGACCTGGTATGGTTATTGGTCGTAAAGGCGAAGATATTGAAATATTAAAACGCGATTTGCAAAATCTTTTGGGTGTGCCGGTTCATGTTAATATTGAAGAGATCCGTAAGCCTGAATTGGATGCACAAATTATTGCTGATGGTATTGCACAGCAGTTGGAAAAGCGTGTTCAATTTCGCCGTGCTATGAAACGTGCAATGCAAAATGCTATGCGAGTTGGGGCAAAAGGTATCAAAATTATGACTTCGGGTCGACTTAATGGTGCGGATATCGCACGAAGCGAGTGGTATCGTGAAGGGCGAGTTCCATTGCATACTTTGCGTGCCAATGTCGATTATGCTACTAGTGAAGCTCATACGACCTACGGCGTGATTGGTCTGAAGGTTTGGGTTTATACAGGTGAGAGCAAGGAGTCAGCTCAGGTAAAATCTGAATCGGAAAGTAAACGCAGAAAGGCAGGTAAAAATGCTGCAACCAACTAG
- the rplV gene encoding 50S ribosomal protein L22, translated as MRVSASHKNARMSAQKVRLVVDLIRGKDVAQALNILAFSPKKGAELVKKVLESAIANAEHNEGADIDDLKVVTVYVDKAASLKRFQARAKGRGNRIEKQTCHINLTVGN; from the coding sequence ATGAGAGTATCAGCAAGTCATAAAAATGCACGAATGTCTGCGCAGAAAGTCAGATTGGTAGTAGACTTAATTCGTGGTAAAGATGTCGCACAAGCGTTAAATATTTTGGCGTTCAGTCCCAAAAAGGGGGCGGAATTGGTCAAGAAAGTATTGGAATCAGCTATTGCCAATGCAGAGCATAACGAAGGTGCGGATATTGATGATTTAAAAGTTGTCACTGTATATGTGGATAAGGCGGCGTCATTGAAACGATTTCAGGCTCGTGCAAAGGGTCGAGGTAACCGTATCGAAAAGCAGACCTGTCACATCAATCTGACAGTGGGAAACTAA
- the rpsS gene encoding 30S ribosomal protein S19, giving the protein MARSLKKGPYVDLHLLKKVDAARASNDKRPIKTWSRRSTILPDFIGLTIAVHNGRTHVPVFISDNMVGHKLGEFSLTRTFKGHLADKKAKKK; this is encoded by the coding sequence ATGGCTCGTTCATTGAAAAAAGGTCCATATGTAGACCTGCATTTGCTAAAAAAAGTGGATGCGGCTCGTGCAAGCAACGATAAGCGTCCTATCAAAACATGGTCGCGTCGATCCACTATTTTGCCTGACTTTATCGGCCTCACTATTGCGGTTCATAACGGTCGAACCCACGTTCCTGTTTTTATTAGTGATAACATGGTTGGTCATAAGTTAGGTGAATTCTCATTGACCCGTACCTTTAAAGGCCATTTGGCCGATAAAAAGGCTAAAAAGAAATAA
- the rplB gene encoding 50S ribosomal protein L2 — translation MAIVKMKPTSAGRRGMVRVTTEGLHKGAPYAALLEKKNSTAGRNNNGHITTRHKGGGHKHHYRVVDFKRNKDGIPAKVERIEYDPNRTAHIALLCYADGERRYIIAPRGIQAGAVLLSGAEAAIKTGNTLPIRNIPVGTTVHCIEMKPGKGAQIARSAGASAVVLAKEGIYAQVRLRSGEVRKIHVDCRATIGEVGNEEQSLQKIGKAGANRWRGIRPTVRGVVMNPVDHPHGGGEGRTGEAREPVSPWGTPAKGYRTRNNKRTDNMIVRRRYSNKG, via the coding sequence ATGGCTATTGTAAAAATGAAGCCTACCTCTGCGGGTCGTCGCGGCATGGTTCGCGTTACCACAGAAGGTTTGCATAAAGGTGCGCCGTACGCTGCGCTTCTTGAAAAGAAAAACTCTACCGCGGGTCGTAATAATAACGGCCATATTACTACGCGCCATAAAGGTGGCGGTCACAAACATCATTACCGTGTAGTAGATTTTAAACGGAATAAAGACGGTATTCCTGCAAAAGTGGAGCGTATCGAGTACGATCCTAACCGTACAGCCCACATCGCCTTACTTTGTTATGCAGATGGTGAACGTCGATACATCATTGCTCCGAGAGGTATTCAAGCCGGTGCGGTGCTGCTGTCTGGTGCAGAAGCGGCAATTAAAACAGGTAATACTTTGCCCATCCGCAATATTCCGGTAGGTACTACCGTACACTGCATCGAAATGAAGCCCGGTAAAGGTGCGCAGATTGCCCGTTCTGCAGGCGCGTCTGCTGTTGTATTGGCTAAAGAAGGTATTTATGCCCAAGTTCGTTTGCGTTCGGGCGAGGTGCGTAAAATTCATGTTGATTGCCGTGCAACTATTGGCGAAGTCGGTAATGAAGAACAAAGTCTTCAGAAAATCGGTAAAGCTGGCGCAAATCGTTGGCGTGGTATCCGTCCTACCGTTCGTGGTGTTGTAATGAACCCCGTTGATCACCCCCATGGTGGTGGTGAAGGTCGAACTGGTGAAGCCCGTGAACCGGTAAGTCCATGGGGTACACCAGCTAAAGGTTATCGTACTCGTAATAATAAACGTACGGATAATATGATTGTCCGTCGCCGTTACTCAAATAAAGGTTAA
- the rplW gene encoding 50S ribosomal protein L23, protein MNQERLTKVILAPVVSEKSNMLAEKRNQMTFKVLPSATKQEIKAAVELLFGVQIASVTTVTTKGKTKRFGRTVGRRSDVKKAYVSLVEGQELDLESAAAAADKE, encoded by the coding sequence ATGAATCAAGAGCGTTTGACGAAAGTAATTTTGGCTCCCGTTGTTTCTGAAAAGAGCAATATGCTGGCTGAGAAACGCAACCAAATGACTTTTAAAGTATTGCCTAGTGCAACTAAGCAGGAAATCAAAGCTGCTGTTGAGTTATTGTTTGGTGTGCAGATTGCGTCGGTTACTACTGTTACAACCAAAGGCAAAACCAAACGGTTTGGCCGTACGGTAGGTCGTCGCAGCGACGTTAAAAAAGCTTATGTAAGCTTGGTTGAGGGTCAAGAACTTGACCTTGAATCCGCCGCTGCAGCTGCAGATAAGGAATAA
- the rplD gene encoding 50S ribosomal protein L4: MELKVINAQGQVAGSLSASDALFAREYNEALVHQLVTAYLANARSGNRAQLTRAEVKHSTKKPWRQKGTGRARSGMTSSPLWRSGGRAFPNKPDENFTQKVNRKMYRAGMASILSQLVRDERLFVIDELSAETPKTKAFAEQVKNLGLEQVLFVTKQLDENLYLSSRNLPNVLVLEAQQIDPYSLLRYKKVVITKAAVQQLEEQWV, encoded by the coding sequence ATGGAATTAAAAGTAATTAATGCGCAAGGTCAGGTTGCAGGTAGTTTGTCCGCTTCTGATGCTTTGTTTGCGCGCGAATACAATGAGGCTTTGGTTCATCAGCTGGTTACCGCCTATTTGGCTAATGCCCGTTCCGGTAACCGTGCGCAGCTGACTCGTGCCGAGGTGAAACATTCCACCAAAAAACCGTGGCGTCAAAAAGGCACCGGTCGTGCACGCTCTGGTATGACTTCTTCTCCTCTGTGGAGAAGCGGCGGTCGTGCGTTTCCGAACAAGCCCGATGAAAACTTTACCCAAAAAGTAAACCGTAAAATGTACCGTGCAGGCATGGCCTCTATCCTGTCTCAGTTGGTGCGTGATGAGCGTTTGTTTGTTATTGACGAATTGTCTGCTGAAACTCCCAAAACGAAAGCATTCGCAGAACAGGTAAAAAATCTTGGTTTGGAACAAGTGTTGTTCGTTACCAAACAACTCGATGAAAATCTGTACCTGTCTTCGCGCAATTTGCCCAATGTATTAGTTTTGGAAGCACAGCAGATCGATCCTTACAGCCTGTTGCGCTACAAAAAAGTAGTGATTACTAAGGCTGCCGTTCAGCAACTGGAGGAGCAATGGGTATGA
- the rplC gene encoding 50S ribosomal protein L3: MTLGLVGRKVGMTRVFDEQGASVPVTVLEMTPNRVTQLKSEDTDGYTAVQVTFGQKKANRVSKAEAGHFAKAGVEAGRGLVEFAVSAEKLAELQAGGEVTVALFEAGQLVDVTGTSKGKGFSGTIKRHNFDSQRTSHGNSRSHRVPGSIGMAQDPGRVFPGQRMAGQYGNTRSTVQNLQIVRVDAERNLLLIKGAVPGAVNSDVIVRPSVKVGA, from the coding sequence ATGACTTTAGGTCTGGTTGGACGCAAGGTCGGCATGACCCGCGTGTTCGACGAACAGGGTGCTTCTGTTCCGGTAACCGTGCTGGAAATGACTCCGAACCGCGTCACTCAACTGAAATCCGAAGATACCGACGGCTATACCGCCGTTCAGGTTACCTTCGGTCAGAAAAAGGCAAACCGTGTCAGCAAAGCCGAAGCCGGCCACTTTGCGAAAGCAGGTGTGGAAGCGGGTCGCGGTTTGGTTGAGTTTGCCGTTTCTGCCGAAAAGCTGGCCGAGTTGCAAGCCGGCGGCGAAGTAACCGTCGCTTTGTTTGAGGCAGGTCAGTTGGTGGATGTTACCGGTACCTCCAAAGGTAAAGGTTTCTCTGGTACCATCAAACGCCACAACTTTGATTCCCAGCGTACTTCCCATGGTAACTCGCGCTCCCACCGTGTTCCCGGTTCCATCGGTATGGCACAGGATCCCGGCCGCGTATTCCCCGGTCAGCGCATGGCCGGTCAGTACGGCAATACCCGCTCTACAGTTCAGAATCTGCAAATCGTCCGTGTCGACGCCGAGCGTAATCTGCTGTTGATTAAAGGTGCCGTTCCCGGTGCGGTAAACAGCGATGTGATTGTGCGTCCCAGCGTGAAAGTAGGTGCGTAA
- a CDS encoding cold shock and DUF1294 domain-containing protein has protein sequence MKQQTGTVVRWQDDKGYGFLRSDADGRELFFHISEFCAGRRPQAGERVIFQTAERKGRLQAVRVQEQAFVERKETERRNRERLRQQQQEAFESGQAVQLLIVIALYAALAALCAFGKLSWLIFGWYVLAGYITFYAYDFDKYAAQTGGWRTQESTLHILSLAGGWGGALLAQAYLRHKSQKASFRRVFFITVFLNAAALLYLVARFPLFAALDSR, from the coding sequence ATGAAGCAACAAACGGGAACGGTTGTCCGCTGGCAGGACGACAAAGGATACGGCTTTCTCCGCAGCGATGCCGACGGGAGGGAGCTGTTTTTCCATATCAGCGAATTTTGTGCCGGCAGACGACCGCAGGCGGGTGAGCGCGTTATATTTCAGACGGCTGAACGCAAAGGCCGATTGCAGGCCGTGCGGGTGCAGGAGCAGGCTTTCGTAGAGCGCAAGGAAACGGAAAGGCGGAATAGGGAACGGCTGCGACAGCAACAGCAAGAAGCCTTTGAGTCCGGCCAAGCGGTGCAACTGCTGATTGTGATTGCCCTTTACGCCGCCCTTGCTGCTTTATGTGCTTTCGGCAAACTGTCGTGGCTGATATTCGGATGGTATGTGCTGGCTGGGTATATCACTTTTTACGCCTATGATTTCGACAAATATGCGGCGCAGACGGGCGGATGGCGTACGCAAGAAAGCACGCTGCATATACTGTCCCTCGCAGGCGGTTGGGGCGGTGCGCTGCTGGCGCAGGCGTATCTCCGGCACAAATCACAGAAAGCGTCTTTCCGCAGGGTGTTTTTTATAACGGTTTTCCTGAATGCGGCGGCTTTGCTGTATCTTGTTGCCCGTTTTCCTTTGTTTGCCGCCTTGGATAGCCGGTAA
- the fba gene encoding class II fructose-bisphosphate aldolase (catalyzes the reversible aldol condensation of dihydroxyacetonephosphate and glyceraldehyde 3-phosphate in the Calvin cycle, glycolysis, and/or gluconeogenesis), protein MALVSMRQLLDHAAENGYGLPAFNVNNLEQMRAIMEAADSVNAPVIVQASAGARKYAGAPFLRHLILAAVEEFPHIPVVMHQDHGASPDVCQRSIQLGFSSVMMDGSLMEDGKTPASYEYNAEVTRTVVRFSHACGVSVEGEIGVLGNLETGEAGEEDGVGAVGKLSHDQMLTSVEDAVRFVKDTGVDALAIAVGTSHGAYKFTRPPTGDVLRIDRIKEIHQALPNTHIVMHGSSSVPQEWLKVINEYGGNIGETYGVPVEEIVEGIKHGVRKVNIDTDLRLASTGAVRRFLAEHPSEFDPRKYLAKTIDAMKEVCVARYLAFGCEGQAAKIKPVSLEKMADRYAKGELNQIIG, encoded by the coding sequence ATGGCACTCGTCTCCATGCGCCAGCTGCTCGACCATGCCGCCGAAAACGGCTACGGCCTGCCCGCCTTCAACGTCAACAACCTCGAACAAATGCGCGCCATTATGGAAGCCGCCGACTCGGTGAACGCGCCCGTTATCGTGCAGGCTTCGGCCGGTGCGCGCAAATATGCCGGCGCGCCCTTTTTGCGCCATCTGATTTTGGCGGCCGTCGAAGAATTTCCGCACATTCCCGTCGTCATGCACCAAGACCACGGCGCATCGCCCGACGTGTGCCAACGCTCCATTCAGCTTGGTTTTTCGTCGGTGATGATGGACGGCTCGCTGATGGAGGACGGCAAAACGCCCGCGTCCTACGAATACAACGCCGAAGTGACCCGCACCGTCGTCAGGTTTTCCCACGCCTGCGGCGTATCGGTTGAAGGCGAAATCGGCGTGTTGGGCAACCTCGAAACCGGCGAAGCGGGCGAAGAAGACGGCGTGGGCGCGGTAGGCAAACTGTCGCACGACCAAATGCTCACCAGCGTCGAAGACGCCGTGCGCTTTGTGAAAGACACCGGCGTGGATGCGCTGGCGATTGCCGTGGGCACATCACACGGCGCGTACAAATTCACCCGCCCGCCCACAGGCGACGTGTTGCGCATCGACCGCATCAAAGAAATCCACCAAGCCCTGCCCAATACCCACATCGTGATGCACGGCTCCAGCTCCGTGCCCCAAGAATGGCTCAAAGTGATTAACGAATATGGCGGCAACATCGGCGAAACCTACGGCGTACCCGTAGAAGAAATCGTCGAAGGCATCAAACACGGCGTGCGCAAAGTCAACATCGACACCGACCTGCGCCTCGCGTCCACCGGCGCGGTACGCCGCTTTTTGGCCGAGCATCCGTCTGAGTTTGACCCGCGCAAATATCTGGCGAAAACTATTGATGCGATGAAGGAAGTCTGCGTCGCCCGCTATCTGGCCTTCGGTTGCGAAGGTCAGGCGGCGAAAATCAAACCGGTGTCGTTGGAAAAAATGGCCGACCGCTATGCCAAAGGCGAGTTGAACCAAATCATCGGTTAA
- a CDS encoding 1-acyl-sn-glycerol-3-phosphate acyltransferase, with protein sequence MLLARNLLYWLILVVSLITMFPFLLLGALIPNGAFWVGQQWVKVLMWSLKNVVGLKYRLVGAENIPDRPSIICAKHQSGWETLALQEIFPHQVFVAKRELFKIPFFGWGLKIVKTIGIERGSAQASAQLAKQGKERRDEGYWITIFPEGTRVAPGSRGRYKSGAARMAKLFEMDMVPVALNSGEFWPKDSFLKYPGTVDVIVGPVIRYDSGSETELIRRCEDWIEERQLEINGKGPMARQTP encoded by the coding sequence ATGCTCTTGGCGCGTAACCTGCTTTATTGGCTGATACTCGTCGTCAGCCTCATCACCATGTTTCCCTTCCTGCTCTTGGGCGCGCTGATACCCAACGGCGCGTTTTGGGTCGGCCAGCAGTGGGTGAAAGTGCTGATGTGGTCGCTGAAAAACGTCGTCGGCCTCAAATACCGCCTTGTCGGTGCGGAAAACATACCCGACAGGCCGTCCATCATTTGCGCCAAACACCAAAGCGGCTGGGAAACCCTGGCCTTGCAGGAAATCTTCCCGCACCAAGTGTTTGTCGCCAAACGCGAGCTGTTCAAAATCCCCTTTTTCGGCTGGGGGCTGAAAATCGTCAAAACCATCGGCATCGAGCGCGGCAGCGCCCAAGCCAGCGCCCAGCTGGCCAAACAGGGCAAAGAGCGGCGCGACGAAGGCTACTGGATCACCATCTTCCCCGAAGGCACACGCGTTGCCCCCGGCAGCAGGGGGCGATACAAAAGCGGCGCGGCGCGGATGGCCAAGCTGTTTGAAATGGACATGGTGCCCGTCGCCCTCAACAGCGGCGAATTTTGGCCGAAAGACTCGTTTTTGAAATACCCCGGCACGGTAGACGTGATTGTCGGCCCGGTTATCCGCTACGACAGCGGCAGCGAAACGGAGCTTATCCGCCGCTGCGAGGACTGGATAGAAGAGCGCCAGCTCGAAATCAACGGCAAAGGGCCGATGGCGCGGCAGACGCCATAA
- the gmhB gene encoding D-glycero-beta-D-manno-heptose 1,7-bisphosphate 7-phosphatase, whose amino-acid sequence MKLIILDRDGVINRDRDDFVKSADEWVPLEGSMDAIAFLTQAGYTVAVATNQSGIGRGLFTMQQLNEMHAKMHKLVRQAGGEIDGIWFCPHTAAADCNCRKPKSGMVEDIIDRFNAKAADVYMVGDSLRDLQAVAGAGGRPVLVLSGKGKKTLAGHAGELPQGTQIFDDLAAFAQYLMQQEKQETEAAHALGA is encoded by the coding sequence ATGAAACTGATTATTCTCGACCGCGACGGCGTGATCAACCGCGACCGCGACGACTTCGTCAAATCCGCCGACGAGTGGGTGCCGCTCGAAGGCAGCATGGACGCCATCGCCTTTCTCACGCAGGCGGGCTACACCGTTGCCGTCGCCACCAACCAGTCCGGTATCGGCCGCGGCCTCTTCACCATGCAGCAGTTGAACGAAATGCACGCCAAAATGCACAAGCTGGTGCGGCAGGCCGGCGGCGAAATCGACGGCATCTGGTTCTGCCCGCACACCGCCGCCGCCGACTGCAACTGCCGCAAACCCAAAAGCGGCATGGTGGAAGACATCATCGACCGCTTCAACGCCAAAGCCGCCGACGTTTACATGGTGGGCGACAGCCTGCGCGACTTGCAGGCCGTGGCGGGCGCGGGCGGCAGACCCGTGCTGGTGTTGAGCGGCAAAGGCAAAAAAACGCTGGCCGGACACGCGGGGGAGCTGCCGCAGGGTACGCAGATTTTCGACGACCTCGCCGCCTTCGCCCAATATCTGATGCAGCAGGAAAAACAGGAAACGGAGGCCGCCCATGCTCTTGGCGCGTAA
- a CDS encoding DUF4190 domain-containing protein, which produces MSQTDRQPSSLRRDNIFAPASLICGILAWTLLPLLAAPAAMLAGHIAYAKSKRLGVGGRGMALAGMVLGYSGLAAAAMLIGVLLALPEGKSLFPQEAAEQPAQAAEPQPKPRAAKPAKPVAVGEKPLPPVIPPQAEAILAAQHAVAERLAAGESLDEINEGFPLNEEGRRYWQNIEARQGTVIITPKPDARGFARQIMLLSAQENGRLTWSCVGELEKSVEQTVCR; this is translated from the coding sequence ATGAGCCAGACCGACCGACAGCCCTCCTCCCTGCGCCGCGACAATATTTTCGCCCCCGCCAGCCTGATCTGCGGCATTTTGGCCTGGACGCTGCTGCCGCTGCTTGCCGCCCCCGCCGCCATGCTGGCCGGACACATTGCCTACGCCAAAAGCAAACGCCTCGGCGTGGGCGGGCGCGGTATGGCGCTGGCGGGCATGGTGCTGGGTTATTCCGGCCTTGCCGCCGCCGCCATGCTGATCGGCGTGCTGCTGGCGCTGCCCGAAGGCAAATCACTGTTTCCGCAGGAAGCCGCCGAACAGCCAGCGCAGGCTGCCGAGCCGCAGCCGAAGCCCCGCGCTGCCAAGCCCGCCAAACCCGTGGCCGTTGGAGAAAAACCGCTGCCGCCCGTCATCCCGCCGCAGGCCGAGGCCATATTGGCGGCGCAGCACGCGGTGGCCGAACGGCTGGCGGCGGGCGAGTCGCTCGACGAAATCAACGAAGGCTTCCCGCTCAACGAAGAAGGCCGCCGCTACTGGCAGAACATCGAAGCGCGGCAGGGCACGGTAATCATCACGCCCAAGCCCGACGCCCGGGGTTTCGCCCGCCAAATCATGCTGCTTTCGGCACAGGAAAACGGCCGCCTCACCTGGTCGTGCGTCGGCGAACTGGAAAAAAGCGTCGAACAGACCGTCTGCCGCTGA
- a CDS encoding glycosyltransferase, translating to MKIILATSMRGLGGTETAGLRLGALLVRHGHDVVLASSDGPLVEQAQAAGMRWQPIDFYGGAAGYLKAAWAFAKLLRRERPHIVHCQMARIVPACALAAKIAAPQTKTFYHARGLDAATYPKIARLFARLGVFLIANCRHERDKFVRHGFPAARAAYTYNALPPRPAAPQKTPRSHIALGTLSRLDKVRAVHLTLDAFALLLQRGLNARLHIAGDGEERAALEAQAAALGIGGRVSFLGAVRDLDAYFAATDILLNTPDLAGDHGAGVGNNILEAGLYETAVVSYDVAGISEMVENGVTGYCTPLRDHTAFAAAVETLATDPALRRRFGSALRRRVTALCSDDEIYRTTLAAYKMAEKT from the coding sequence ATGAAAATCATCCTCGCCACCTCCATGCGCGGGCTGGGCGGCACGGAAACCGCCGGCCTGCGCTTGGGCGCCTTGCTCGTGCGGCACGGCCACGACGTCGTCCTCGCCTCCTCCGACGGCCCCCTGGTCGAACAGGCACAGGCGGCGGGAATGCGCTGGCAGCCCATCGATTTCTACGGCGGCGCGGCGGGCTACCTCAAAGCCGCCTGGGCGTTTGCCAAACTGCTGCGGCGCGAGCGGCCGCACATCGTCCACTGCCAAATGGCGCGCATCGTCCCCGCCTGCGCCCTCGCCGCCAAAATCGCCGCGCCGCAGACCAAAACCTTCTACCACGCCCGCGGCCTCGACGCTGCCACCTATCCCAAAATCGCCCGCCTGTTTGCCCGCCTCGGCGTTTTCCTCATCGCCAACTGCCGCCACGAGCGCGACAAATTCGTCCGCCACGGCTTCCCCGCCGCACGCGCCGCCTACACCTACAACGCCCTGCCGCCGAGACCCGCCGCGCCGCAGAAAACGCCGCGCAGCCACATCGCCCTCGGCACGCTGTCGCGCTTGGACAAAGTCCGCGCCGTCCACCTCACCCTCGACGCCTTCGCCCTCCTCCTGCAACGCGGCCTCAACGCCCGCCTGCACATCGCGGGCGACGGAGAAGAGCGCGCCGCCCTCGAAGCGCAGGCCGCCGCGCTGGGCATAGGCGGCCGCGTCTCCTTCCTCGGCGCGGTGCGCGATTTGGACGCCTATTTCGCTGCCACCGACATCCTGCTCAACACCCCCGACCTGGCGGGCGACCACGGCGCGGGCGTCGGCAACAACATCCTTGAAGCCGGCCTCTACGAAACTGCCGTCGTCAGCTACGACGTGGCCGGCATCTCCGAAATGGTGGAAAACGGCGTCACCGGCTACTGCACCCCGCTGCGCGACCACACCGCCTTCGCCGCCGCCGTCGAAACCCTCGCCACCGATCCCGCCCTGCGCCGCCGCTTCGGCAGCGCTCTGCGCCGCCGCGTCACCGCCCTCTGCTCCGACGACGAAATCTACCGCACCACCCTCGCCGCCTACAAAATGGCGGAAAAAACATAA